In Nitrospirota bacterium, the DNA window GCTTTGTGATAGTGAGACGTGCTGCTGTTCGACCATTGGGGAGGGCCTGTTTATGCGCTGGTGGATCGTGTTCATGTTCCTGCTGATTCCCATGCCTCCGTCTGTTCAGGCGGATCAGCCGCAGGTCGATATTGTGAAGATGCCAGCCCAAGTCGGGACGCGGTACTTTGACCCGAAGCGGCCGCCACGCGAAAGGCCGCCGCTGGAGGGGCCTGAGGAAGCAGTTTGCGCGGGCGATTTTCTCTCTGATGCTTCGGTCGGTGCGCAGGCGATGCAGACGGATGCGACGCATGCGAAGGGGACGGTCAACCGGATCAAAGTGACGCTGCAGCTCAATATGACGATCTGGCTGCCGAACAATCCGCAGAAGTGGACCGTGGAACACGAAGAGGGGCACCGCCAGATTTCGGAATATTACTATCAACACGCCGAACCGATCGCCCGCCGCGTCGCGGAGTCATACCTCGGCAAAACCTTCGATATCAGCGGCAGGGACTTGCGCCGGGCCTTGAGTGCCGCGGTGGGAAAGATCTCAGAGGAAATTACCAACGAATACAACCGTCAAATGCCAATCGAGACGACCCAGGCTCGCTACGACGAGATTACCGAGCACAGTCGTAAGGACATTCCGGTGCCGGATGCCGTCGCGCAGGCTCTGAAGGAAACCTATCCGGGCCAGTCCTGGGCTACCCCAGCTATGGCACCCCCCTCGGTAACCATACCAGAACCACGCGCTGTGCCAAAGTTCTAAGCCGACGATTGGGTTGCTCACCCGTGCTTCCTTATAAAGGAGGCGGTCATGACTGTCACCAGGATATTTGCCGCGATGCTTTGCGTAGCCCTGCTCTGGACATCCGGAGCAGGGGCACAGAAGTGAAACCGCTGTGGTCCGCGCGATTACTTCATTGCTCGCTCAGACTGCCCCAGCGCTGCAGCACATGCCGGCAAACACATGGTGCATGCTTGTAAATTGTGGACCAGCGAGGCCGTGCCGACTCGGTTGGTTCGCAGGCTCGAAGACAAGACCTGCTCGATGAAGGCAGTTGGTCAGCCTCCGCGCTTCATGATCGAGACATATTTTCAATCCTTCGGAGATTCAGGCCGGCATCCGCCGATGCGTCCAAGCCGGATGCATCTTAGGTGCCCATGTCGTACTTTTTTAGCTTGGCGAGGAGGGTCTTGTAATCGATGTGAAGGGTCTTGGCCGCCTGGGTCTTGTTGCCGGCGCTGGCTTCGAGGACGCGTTGGATATGGAGGCGTTCGATCTCGTCCAGGGATAAGTGCAATTGATCTCCCGACTGCAGCCTGTTTCTGGTTTTCGGCAACAGCGCGAGCACGTCTTCTTGACCGATTGGGCCCGTTCCCTGGCTCATCAGCACGATACCCTCAATCACATTGCGGAGCTCACGTATGTTGCCGGGCCAACTGTAGGTAGTCAGCGTCTGTATGGCCTCTGGCGAGAGTGTCCGTGTCGTAGTTCCCGGGATGCGCAGTGTCGAGAGGATGTGCTCGGCAAGTTGTGGTAGATCCTCCTTCCGTTCGCGGAGTGGAGGGACGCGGAGCGTGACGGTGTTGATGCGGTAGAGCAGGTCGTCCCGGAATCGGCCTTGGTGCACGAGTTCCTGGATGTCCTGGTTCGTGGCTCCGACCACACGGACATTGGCCTGGAGCGTACGAGTACTGCCGACGGGGCGGTATTCGCCACGATCTAGGAAGCGTAACAGGCTCACTTGCATCGGGCCGGGCATCTCGCCCAGTTCATCCAAAAAGAGTGTGCCTCCTTCGGCGGCGGCAATGAGCCCTGGCTTTGCCGCGTTCGCGCCGGTAAACGAGCCTTTTTCATGGCCGAAGAGTTCGCTCTCCAACAGGTCACGGCTGACGGCGCCGCAGTTGATGGCGATGAAGGGTCCGCTGGCGCGCCGACTCAAGTCGTGGAGTAGCCGCGCCGCGATTTCTTTGCCCGACCCGGTTTCTCCCTGAATGAGCACGGTTGCGTTGGATGGAGCCACCTGCGCGATCTGGGACTTGAGCTTCTGCCAGGCCTGGCTCGGCCCTTCGATGATGACATCGCGTGTGAAGCCTCCATGGCGGGCAGCCAGGTTCTCTTTGCGTAGAGTGCGTACGGTCTTCAGCCTGGCCAATGCGGCGTTGACTGCTGCGGCGTCGAAGGGCGTGTCCTTGACTAAGAAATCCCAGGCCCCCTGTTTGATCGCCTCAACTGCGTCTTTGACGTCGCCATGGCCGGTCAGCATGAGGACATCCACGTCGGACTGATGCTCGCGGACCCACGTCAAGACCGCTCGACCGTCGAGGCCCGGCATACGGAGGTCGGTGATGACGCAGTCGAAGGTATTGTTCTGGAGCGCCTCGATACCGGCTGTCCCATGGGTGACGGCGGTCACCTCACAGCCTTCCTCTCGGAGTGCCTTCTCCAGTACCAACCGAACGTATTCTTCGTCGTCGATGATGAGTATGTGCATGGGTTTAACTCTCAGCCATCAGCTGTCAGCCGTCAGTGTATGGACTTTTTCCAGTGGCAAAGCCGAGCGCTGAAGGCTGACAGCTTCTTGGCCATTCGGAAATGCGAGAAAAAATGTACTGCCTGTGCCGGGTGATGATTCGGCCCAGGCACGGCCCCCATGTTTCTCCATGACCATTTTCACAATGGCCAGACCGACGCCGGTGCCTTCATACTCCTGGGCATGGTGTGACCGTTCGAAGAGACCGAAGAGTTTCTCTGTCTGGTCGATGTCGAAGCCGATGCCATTGTCCTGTATCCAGAGCCTATGCTCGGTCGTCGTCTGTTCTCCCCCGATGCGGATAGTCGGAGCTGGAGCATGGCGAGAGAACTTGATGGCATTGTCGAGGAGATTGACCAGGGCCTGCCGGATGCTGACCGGCTCGCCATACAAGTCGGTGAAGGAAAGATTGACGGTGATCTGAGGTGATATGCCGGCGAGTTGGTTTTGTCGGTCGATGAGTAGGCTGTTGATCATCTCCCGTACGTTGAAGCGAGTGCGCGGGAGGTCTT includes these proteins:
- a CDS encoding sigma-54 dependent transcriptional regulator, which codes for MHILIIDDEEYVRLVLEKALREEGCEVTAVTHGTAGIEALQNNTFDCVITDLRMPGLDGRAVLTWVREHQSDVDVLMLTGHGDVKDAVEAIKQGAWDFLVKDTPFDAAAVNAALARLKTVRTLRKENLAARHGGFTRDVIIEGPSQAWQKLKSQIAQVAPSNATVLIQGETGSGKEIAARLLHDLSRRASGPFIAINCGAVSRDLLESELFGHEKGSFTGANAAKPGLIAAAEGGTLFLDELGEMPGPMQVSLLRFLDRGEYRPVGSTRTLQANVRVVGATNQDIQELVHQGRFRDDLLYRINTVTLRVPPLRERKEDLPQLAEHILSTLRIPGTTTRTLSPEAIQTLTTYSWPGNIRELRNVIEGIVLMSQGTGPIGQEDVLALLPKTRNRLQSGDQLHLSLDEIERLHIQRVLEASAGNKTQAAKTLHIDYKTLLAKLKKYDMGT